The proteins below come from a single Arthrobacter sp. zg-Y1171 genomic window:
- a CDS encoding TIGR03085 family metal-binding protein, with protein MKEIDMAWVETERAELVRTLREADPLAPTLCEGWDVRRLLAHLVLREHAPWKIAADAVQRSKPGQEKQLGIEAAAAGTPEGYAALVDRFAAGPARFSPFRLDAANLVEYVIHHEDIRRGGAAAAPRELPAGEQQALWKQLGLMARMGYRGSPVGVELAAPGSGRRRVKGGTPSVLISGDVVDLALHAMGRRAAANVSIEGGGDTVRAFRQWAAR; from the coding sequence GTGAAGGAGATCGACATGGCATGGGTGGAGACGGAACGCGCGGAATTGGTCCGGACGCTGCGAGAGGCGGATCCGCTGGCGCCGACGCTGTGTGAGGGATGGGATGTGCGCCGGCTGCTGGCCCATCTGGTGCTTCGTGAGCACGCCCCCTGGAAGATTGCCGCCGATGCGGTGCAACGGTCCAAGCCGGGGCAGGAAAAACAGCTGGGGATCGAGGCCGCCGCCGCGGGCACGCCCGAAGGCTATGCCGCATTGGTGGACCGGTTCGCCGCTGGTCCGGCCCGTTTTTCACCGTTCCGGCTGGATGCGGCGAACCTGGTGGAATACGTCATCCACCACGAGGACATCCGCCGCGGGGGAGCAGCGGCAGCGCCGCGGGAACTTCCCGCAGGGGAGCAGCAGGCCCTGTGGAAGCAGCTGGGCCTCATGGCCCGGATGGGCTATCGCGGCAGCCCGGTGGGCGTGGAGCTGGCAGCGCCCGGTTCCGGCCGGCGCCGGGTCAAGGGCGGCACCCCGTCGGTGCTTATTTCCGGAGACGTGGTGGATCTCGCCCTGCATGCCATGGGAAGGCGCGCGGCGGCCAATGTGAGCATCGAAGGCGGGGGTGACACGGTCCGGGCGTTCCGCCAGTGGGCCGCCCGCTAA
- a CDS encoding acyl-CoA dehydrogenase family protein has protein sequence MSTTDISQDAGRNRSASRIKERVVTEQDARNATEAARDTGESRPSFAKGIYLGNYNLDLVGSLPPADLDEEARAQLFLEALTEYCRTMDGLAIERTGVIPDENLRGLADLGVFGIKIPQHYGGLGLSLLNYGRALMLLGSVHPSLGALVSAHQSIGVPEPVKVFGTEEQKEEYLPRCAAGAVTAFLLTEPDVGSDPARLRTTAIPSEDGSEYVIDGVKLWTTNGVIAELVVVMAAVPPHGGSKGGISAFVVEMSSPGITVENRNNFMGLRGIENGVTRFTNVRVPAANRLGREGQGLKIALTTLNTGRLSIPAMCAASGKWSLKIARGWSGAREQWGRPIGRHEAVAKKLAYIAATSFALEAVFELSAQLADAGTKDIRIEAALAKLWASEMAYNVADELVQVRGGRGFETADSLAARGERAVPAEQQLRDLRINRVFEGSTEIMHLFIAREAVDAHLSAAGDLAVADAPVGAKARAALKASGFYGKWLPTLAAGKGNVPTSYAEFGLLARHLRYAERASRRLARSTFLGMARWQAGLEHHQVFLGRIVDIGAEIFAISASCVRALNIRREDPAEGESAFELADAFSRQSRVRIESLFDGLWHNSDESDRRLSKGVLDGRYTWQENGVLDASEGTGPWISETALGDEPKENLHRRYR, from the coding sequence ATGAGCACCACTGATATTTCCCAAGATGCCGGCCGCAACCGAAGTGCCAGCAGAATCAAAGAGCGCGTGGTCACCGAACAGGACGCCCGCAACGCCACCGAAGCAGCACGAGATACCGGGGAATCCCGCCCGAGTTTCGCCAAGGGGATCTACCTCGGCAATTACAACCTGGACCTGGTCGGCTCCCTGCCTCCGGCGGACCTCGACGAGGAGGCCCGCGCCCAGCTGTTCCTGGAAGCCCTGACCGAGTACTGCCGGACCATGGACGGACTGGCCATTGAACGCACCGGGGTGATTCCGGACGAGAACCTGCGCGGACTCGCGGATCTGGGGGTGTTCGGCATCAAGATCCCCCAGCACTACGGCGGGCTCGGACTGTCCCTGCTGAACTACGGACGCGCCCTGATGCTCCTGGGCAGCGTGCACCCCAGCCTGGGGGCACTGGTCTCGGCCCACCAGTCCATCGGCGTGCCGGAGCCGGTGAAGGTCTTCGGCACCGAGGAGCAGAAGGAAGAGTACCTGCCGCGCTGCGCCGCCGGGGCGGTGACCGCGTTCCTGCTCACCGAGCCCGACGTCGGATCGGACCCGGCGCGGCTGCGCACCACGGCCATCCCCTCCGAAGACGGCAGCGAATACGTGATTGACGGCGTCAAGCTGTGGACCACCAACGGCGTCATTGCCGAACTGGTGGTGGTGATGGCCGCCGTTCCGCCGCACGGCGGTTCCAAGGGCGGCATCAGCGCGTTCGTGGTGGAAATGTCCTCCCCCGGCATCACGGTGGAGAACCGCAACAACTTCATGGGCCTGCGCGGCATCGAGAACGGGGTCACCCGCTTCACCAATGTCCGCGTTCCGGCGGCCAACCGGCTGGGCCGCGAAGGCCAGGGCCTGAAGATTGCCCTGACCACGCTGAACACCGGCCGCCTCTCCATTCCGGCCATGTGCGCGGCCTCCGGGAAATGGTCGCTGAAGATTGCCCGCGGCTGGTCCGGCGCCAGGGAACAGTGGGGCCGGCCCATCGGCCGGCACGAGGCTGTGGCCAAGAAACTCGCCTACATTGCGGCTACCAGCTTCGCGCTGGAGGCGGTCTTCGAACTCTCCGCCCAGCTCGCCGACGCCGGCACCAAGGACATCCGCATCGAGGCGGCACTGGCGAAGCTCTGGGCCAGTGAAATGGCCTACAACGTTGCCGACGAGCTGGTGCAGGTGCGCGGCGGACGCGGTTTCGAGACCGCAGATTCCCTCGCCGCCCGCGGCGAGCGCGCGGTCCCGGCCGAACAGCAGCTGCGGGACCTCCGCATCAACCGGGTATTCGAGGGCTCCACCGAGATCATGCACCTGTTCATTGCGCGGGAAGCCGTGGACGCGCATCTGTCCGCGGCCGGAGACCTGGCGGTGGCGGACGCCCCGGTGGGCGCCAAGGCGCGGGCTGCACTGAAGGCCAGCGGCTTTTACGGCAAGTGGCTGCCGACGCTCGCCGCGGGCAAGGGCAACGTCCCCACGTCCTACGCCGAGTTCGGCCTGCTGGCCCGGCACCTGCGCTACGCCGAGCGGGCCTCCCGCCGGCTGGCCCGTTCCACGTTCCTCGGCATGGCCCGCTGGCAGGCGGGACTGGAACACCACCAGGTCTTCCTGGGCCGGATTGTGGACATCGGCGCGGAAATCTTCGCGATCTCGGCCTCGTGCGTCCGCGCGCTGAACATCCGGCGCGAGGATCCGGCGGAGGGTGAAAGCGCGTTCGAGCTTGCGGACGCCTTCAGCCGGCAGTCCCGGGTGCGGATCGAGTCCCTGTTCGACGGGCTGTGGCACAACTCCGACGAGTCCGACCGGCGGCTGTCCAAGGGAGTCCTGGACGGTCGCTACACCTGGCAGGAAAACGGTGTGCTGGATGCATCCGAGGGGACGGGTCCGTGGATTTCGGAGACGGCCCTCGGCGACGAACCGAAGGAGAACCTGCACCGCCGGTACCGGTGA
- a CDS encoding TetR/AcrR family transcriptional regulator produces the protein MTAVRTQPDWRDFSVPALPPLLRNALDCFVEHGYHGTSIRTVATRAGLSVPGLYHHYPSKQALLVGIAESAMADLYARSTAALAEAGEDVEDRFALLIECLVLVHAYRWEHAFIAASEIRSLEGTARAAHIAARDRQQKLLDDVVSAGVRSGRFATGHPKDASRAVTTMCTGVSQWYRAGGPLSPEELAVRYVQICRGAVGAT, from the coding sequence ATGACCGCAGTCCGTACGCAGCCCGACTGGCGCGACTTTTCCGTGCCCGCCCTGCCGCCGCTGCTGCGCAACGCGCTGGACTGCTTTGTGGAGCACGGCTACCACGGGACCAGCATCCGCACCGTGGCCACCCGGGCCGGCTTGTCGGTGCCCGGGCTCTACCACCACTATCCGTCCAAGCAGGCGCTGCTGGTGGGGATAGCCGAATCCGCGATGGCGGATCTCTACGCCCGGAGCACCGCCGCCCTTGCCGAGGCGGGCGAGGACGTCGAGGACCGCTTTGCCCTGCTGATCGAATGCCTTGTCCTGGTCCATGCCTACCGCTGGGAACACGCGTTCATCGCGGCCAGCGAGATCCGCAGCCTGGAGGGCACGGCCCGGGCCGCGCACATCGCGGCCCGGGACCGGCAGCAGAAACTCCTCGACGACGTGGTGTCAGCAGGCGTCCGCAGCGGCCGCTTCGCCACCGGACATCCCAAGGACGCCAGCCGGGCGGTCACCACCATGTGCACCGGAGTGTCCCAGTGGTACCGCGCCGGAGGTCCGCTCAGCCCGGAGGAACTGGCGGTGCGCTATGTGCAGATCTGCCGCGGTGCGGTGGGAGCGACGTAA
- a CDS encoding SDR family oxidoreductase gives MTKPEQSAGGRRLEGKTAVVTGASRGIGLAIAHRLAAEGAKVCITARNIGPLKEAAAEFPEGSVLAIAGKSDDPDHRAEVLDTVAETWGRLDILVNNAGVNPVYGPLSKLDPEAARRILDVNVLGTLAWVSAVCAHEALDFLGRGGSVLNLSSVSAQTPAAGIGFYGISKAAVEQLTRTLAVELAPTVRVNALAPAVVKTQFARALYEGREEKVSSTYPLKRLGTPEDVAGAAAFLASDDAAWITGQIINLDGGLLVAGGSA, from the coding sequence ATGACCAAACCGGAGCAGTCTGCAGGCGGGCGGCGCCTCGAGGGCAAAACAGCCGTTGTCACCGGAGCCAGCCGCGGTATCGGGCTGGCGATCGCACACCGCCTGGCGGCCGAAGGGGCGAAGGTCTGCATCACTGCCCGCAACATCGGACCGCTGAAGGAAGCCGCCGCCGAGTTCCCCGAAGGCAGCGTCCTGGCGATAGCCGGCAAATCCGATGATCCGGACCACCGGGCCGAGGTGCTGGACACCGTGGCCGAGACCTGGGGCCGGCTGGACATTCTCGTCAACAACGCCGGCGTGAACCCCGTGTACGGACCCCTGAGCAAGCTGGACCCGGAGGCCGCCCGCCGAATCCTGGACGTCAACGTGCTGGGCACCCTCGCCTGGGTTTCCGCCGTCTGCGCGCACGAGGCCCTGGATTTCCTCGGCCGCGGCGGATCGGTGCTGAACCTTTCCTCGGTCTCGGCGCAGACCCCGGCCGCCGGCATCGGCTTCTACGGCATCAGCAAGGCCGCCGTGGAACAGCTCACCCGCACCCTCGCCGTCGAGCTGGCCCCCACGGTGCGCGTGAACGCGCTGGCGCCCGCCGTCGTCAAGACCCAGTTTGCGCGCGCCCTGTATGAGGGCCGCGAAGAGAAAGTCAGCTCCACCTACCCGCTGAAGCGGCTCGGCACCCCGGAGGACGTCGCCGGCGCGGCCGCCTTCCTGGCTTCCGACGACGCCGCCTGGATCACCGGGCAGATCATCAACCTCGACGGCGGCCTGCTCGTGGCCGGCGGCTCGGCCTGA
- a CDS encoding acyl-CoA dehydrogenase family protein, with amino-acid sequence MSTVSLPAEIEDLRLRTREFIRGTVMPAEPRPGAVVPEALLEELRAAAKAAGVFAPHAPREYGGQGVPLAYWSPVFQEAGYSLIGPSVLNCMAPDEGNMHMLHLIGSEEQKRRYLAPLVSGEARSCFGMTEPHPGAGSDPAALRSSAAKVDGGWLINGHKRFTSGANNATFCIAMVRTDAVDGAPAGATMLLVDMDAPGVRIGEQLHTMDRAIGGGHPHVHFEDVFVPDAAVLGAPGEGFRYAQVRLGPARLTHCMRWLGLARRSLDIALDRTNRREIFGSVMNELGLAQEMIAQSVIDIETSDAIITKTAALLETDAKAGSALSSVAKAHTSEAVYRVIDRSLQLCGGDGVTDRLPLASYLNEVRAFRIYDGSNETHKWAIARRASAGRRRETERGAPDLADVSRPAPADDAGFPAEAKA; translated from the coding sequence ATGAGCACTGTTTCCCTGCCTGCGGAAATCGAAGACCTCCGCCTGCGCACCCGCGAGTTCATCCGCGGCACGGTAATGCCCGCAGAACCGCGGCCGGGCGCCGTCGTTCCGGAGGCGCTGCTGGAGGAACTGCGTGCCGCCGCGAAGGCCGCCGGGGTCTTCGCCCCGCACGCACCGCGCGAGTACGGCGGGCAGGGGGTGCCGCTGGCGTACTGGTCCCCCGTCTTCCAGGAGGCCGGCTATTCGCTGATCGGCCCTTCGGTACTGAACTGCATGGCCCCGGATGAGGGGAATATGCACATGCTGCACCTGATCGGCAGCGAGGAGCAGAAGCGCCGCTACCTCGCCCCGCTGGTCTCCGGCGAGGCCCGCTCCTGCTTCGGCATGACCGAGCCGCACCCGGGCGCCGGATCGGACCCCGCCGCCCTGCGCAGCAGCGCCGCGAAGGTGGACGGCGGCTGGCTGATCAACGGGCATAAGCGCTTCACCAGCGGCGCCAACAACGCCACCTTCTGCATTGCCATGGTGCGCACCGACGCGGTGGACGGTGCGCCCGCCGGTGCCACCATGCTCCTGGTGGACATGGACGCCCCCGGAGTGCGGATCGGCGAGCAGCTGCACACCATGGACCGGGCGATCGGCGGCGGGCATCCGCACGTCCACTTCGAGGACGTGTTTGTTCCGGACGCCGCCGTGCTCGGCGCACCCGGGGAAGGCTTCCGGTACGCGCAGGTCCGGCTCGGTCCGGCCCGGCTGACCCACTGCATGCGCTGGCTCGGCCTGGCCCGGCGGTCCCTGGACATCGCGTTGGACCGCACCAACCGCCGGGAGATCTTCGGCTCGGTGATGAACGAACTCGGCCTGGCCCAGGAAATGATCGCGCAGTCCGTCATCGATATAGAGACTTCCGACGCCATCATCACCAAGACCGCCGCCCTGCTGGAAACCGATGCCAAGGCGGGTTCGGCGCTGTCCTCGGTGGCCAAGGCCCACACCTCGGAGGCGGTGTACCGGGTGATCGACCGGAGCCTGCAGCTGTGCGGGGGCGACGGCGTCACCGACCGGCTGCCGCTGGCCTCCTACCTCAACGAGGTCCGCGCCTTCCGCATCTATGACGGCTCCAACGAAACGCATAAGTGGGCCATTGCCCGCCGTGCTTCCGCCGGCCGCCGCCGGGAAACGGAGCGCGGCGCTCCGGATCTTGCCGATGTGTCCCGCCCGGCGCCCGCGGACGACGCCGGATTCCCCGCCGAAGCGAAAGCCTGA
- a CDS encoding phosphotransferase family protein, giving the protein MHTTADGTEVVATRTQAESLASPPLLILDEVTAFFDAHGLGSGPLSWAQIGDGQSNITYRIRRGNDDFVLRRGPRPPLPRSTHDMVREARIQQLLRVQGVPVPEILALCEDESVLGVPFYVMGFLDGLVITNTIPTALSAMEDRRATSAAVVDALVRIHSVDVSSGDLASFGKPEGYLQRQVARFSGLWEVNTMRNLPEVARIGSWLADNVPDSQAASVLHGDYRPGNLMFAPQSPARVIAVLDWEMSAIGDPLADLGYLTATYSEPGSVATPLELTGVTRYPGYYTREDVIEAYRQRMDLDLAALPWYQALALWKASIFCEAIYTRWLKGERPNDRIFAPSLEAGVPQLLRSAAGFAGLAPAPL; this is encoded by the coding sequence ATGCACACCACTGCCGACGGCACCGAAGTTGTAGCCACCCGTACCCAGGCCGAGTCCTTGGCCTCCCCTCCGCTGCTGATCCTGGATGAAGTGACGGCGTTCTTCGACGCACACGGACTGGGTTCGGGGCCGCTGTCCTGGGCGCAGATCGGGGACGGGCAGTCCAACATCACCTACCGGATCCGGCGCGGGAATGATGACTTTGTGCTGCGGCGCGGCCCCCGCCCGCCGCTGCCCCGCTCCACGCATGACATGGTCCGCGAAGCCCGGATCCAGCAGCTGCTGCGCGTGCAGGGTGTGCCGGTGCCGGAAATCCTGGCCCTCTGCGAAGACGAGTCCGTGCTCGGGGTGCCGTTTTACGTGATGGGCTTCCTCGACGGACTGGTCATCACCAACACCATCCCGACCGCGCTGTCCGCCATGGAGGACCGCCGGGCCACCAGCGCCGCCGTCGTCGACGCCCTGGTCCGCATCCATTCCGTGGATGTCAGCAGCGGGGACCTGGCCTCCTTCGGCAAGCCGGAGGGGTACCTGCAGCGGCAGGTGGCCCGGTTCTCCGGGCTGTGGGAGGTCAACACCATGCGCAACCTTCCCGAGGTGGCCCGGATCGGCAGCTGGCTGGCGGACAACGTGCCTGACAGCCAGGCCGCCTCGGTGCTGCACGGAGATTACCGGCCCGGGAACCTGATGTTCGCCCCGCAGTCCCCCGCCCGGGTGATCGCCGTCCTGGACTGGGAAATGTCCGCCATCGGCGATCCGCTGGCCGATCTGGGCTACCTCACCGCCACCTACTCCGAGCCGGGCAGCGTCGCTACGCCGCTGGAGCTCACCGGAGTGACCCGCTACCCGGGCTATTACACCCGGGAGGATGTCATTGAGGCATACCGGCAGCGGATGGACCTGGATCTGGCAGCGCTGCCCTGGTACCAGGCCCTGGCCCTGTGGAAGGCATCGATTTTCTGCGAGGCCATTTATACCCGCTGGCTCAAGGGCGAGCGCCCCAACGACCGGATATTCGCCCCGTCGCTGGAGGCCGGCGTGCCGCAGCTGCTGCGGTCCGCCGCCGGGTTCGCCGGGCTGGCACCGGCACCGCTGTAA
- a CDS encoding NAD(P)-dependent alcohol dehydrogenase, protein MKALQYRAIGQPPEVVEIDTPEPGPGQVRLKVTAAGVCHSDEFIMSLPEEEYIYGLPLTLGHEGAGVVDRVGDGVQYIEEGTSMAVYGPWGCGICYECSSGRENYCRNAAKLGIVPPGLGAPGAMAEYLIVDSPRHLLPLGDLDPVQNVSLTDAGLTPYHAIKGSLEKLPSGATAVVIGVGGLGHVAVQILRAMTAATVVALDIDEAKLNLATDVGAHYTFPSEPGAADLVRDLTGGRGVDAVFDFVTNQATLDLGQAMVGSQGDQVLVGVGSGTVSVGLAATAAWETSIRAPYWGSRSELFEVLDLARGEGINVHTEVFSLDEAPAAYEKLKNNQLIGRAVVVP, encoded by the coding sequence ATGAAGGCCCTTCAATACCGCGCCATCGGCCAGCCGCCCGAAGTGGTGGAGATTGATACCCCCGAACCCGGCCCCGGGCAGGTCCGCCTGAAGGTCACCGCCGCCGGGGTCTGCCACTCGGACGAATTCATCATGAGCCTCCCTGAGGAGGAGTACATCTACGGTCTGCCCCTGACGCTGGGGCACGAGGGTGCCGGCGTGGTGGACCGGGTGGGCGACGGCGTGCAGTACATCGAGGAGGGCACGTCCATGGCCGTCTACGGGCCGTGGGGCTGCGGGATTTGCTACGAGTGCTCCAGCGGCCGGGAGAACTACTGCCGCAACGCCGCGAAGTTGGGCATTGTCCCGCCCGGGCTCGGCGCACCCGGTGCCATGGCCGAATACCTGATTGTGGACAGCCCCCGCCATCTGCTTCCCCTCGGGGACCTGGATCCGGTGCAGAATGTGTCCCTGACCGACGCCGGGCTCACGCCGTACCATGCGATTAAAGGCTCCCTGGAGAAGCTGCCCTCCGGTGCCACCGCCGTCGTCATCGGCGTGGGCGGGCTGGGGCACGTGGCCGTGCAGATCCTGCGCGCCATGACTGCAGCCACCGTGGTGGCGCTGGATATCGATGAGGCGAAACTGAACCTCGCCACCGACGTCGGCGCGCACTACACCTTCCCGTCCGAGCCGGGCGCAGCGGACCTGGTCCGGGACCTGACCGGCGGCAGGGGAGTGGACGCCGTCTTTGACTTCGTGACCAACCAGGCCACCCTGGACCTGGGCCAGGCGATGGTGGGATCGCAGGGCGACCAGGTGCTGGTGGGGGTTGGCTCGGGCACCGTGTCGGTGGGTCTGGCTGCCACAGCCGCCTGGGAAACCTCCATCCGTGCCCCGTACTGGGGTTCGCGGTCCGAGCTGTTCGAGGTGCTGGACCTGGCCCGGGGCGAAGGCATCAACGTGCATACCGAGGTCTTCAGCCTGGACGAGGCCCCGGCGGCCTACGAGAAGCTGAAGAACAACCAGCTGATCGGCCGCGCCGTCGTCGTGCCGTAA
- a CDS encoding DUF5956 family protein, whose product MGQDMAGSWNEVRILPPEARPDAYTQLPFTGWFLMMGWAARAQHTYRHPGTLYETLPTQELFAPEDEEWVYQMTNDYLALVGIPPVPRGYVWFLARPAGITSDEALWRRLNEKIDEVGGIPHFDGPAYATGAYPVIAEAVRRLY is encoded by the coding sequence ATGGGGCAGGACATGGCCGGCAGCTGGAATGAGGTTCGGATCCTGCCGCCGGAAGCGCGGCCGGACGCCTATACCCAGCTGCCGTTCACGGGCTGGTTCCTCATGATGGGATGGGCGGCGAGGGCGCAGCACACCTACCGCCATCCCGGCACGCTCTATGAAACCCTGCCGACCCAGGAGCTGTTTGCCCCCGAGGACGAGGAATGGGTCTACCAAATGACCAATGACTATCTGGCGCTGGTCGGCATTCCACCCGTCCCGCGCGGATACGTCTGGTTCCTGGCCCGGCCTGCAGGAATCACCTCGGATGAAGCCCTGTGGCGGCGGCTGAACGAAAAAATCGATGAGGTGGGAGGCATACCCCACTTCGACGGCCCCGCCTACGCCACGGGGGCCTATCCGGTCATCGCGGAGGCGGTGCGGCGGCTCTACTGA
- a CDS encoding OFA family MFS transporter — MSWLDRDRTIAPPGFNRWLIPPAALAVHLCIGQVYATSVYKTALVEYFGASLTQIGIIFSIAIVMLGLSAAVMGTWVDANGPRKAMFVSAMFWVSGFLIGALGIFTGQLWLLYLGYGFIGGIGLGIGYISPVSTLIKWFPDRPGLATGMAIMGFGGGALIASPLSSALLTFFDPESGTPGWVASGDAVGKLFLTLGALYLVYMLYGAWSIRVPAADWKPEGFDPSTVASKSLVTTNHVSAANAIKTRQFWLVWIVLFCNVTAGIGILEQAAPMIQDFFRQPDGASLVTAAVAGGFVGLLSIGNMGGRFVWSATSDLIGRKRIYMIYLGAGAVLYALLSFFGDTSTILYVALAFVILSFYGGGFATVPAYLRDLFGTFQVGAIHGRLLTAWSAAGIAGPLIVNSFLDAQGTPGELTAAAYYPALLTMVGLLVVGFIANLLVTPVASRYHEPAKSEPAAPARTATQDGER, encoded by the coding sequence ATGAGCTGGCTGGACCGCGACCGCACAATCGCCCCGCCCGGGTTCAATCGATGGCTGATTCCGCCGGCTGCGCTGGCCGTACACCTGTGCATCGGACAGGTCTACGCCACCAGCGTCTACAAGACGGCGCTCGTGGAATACTTCGGCGCCAGCCTCACGCAGATCGGCATTATCTTCTCCATCGCCATCGTGATGCTCGGGCTCTCCGCCGCCGTGATGGGCACTTGGGTGGATGCCAACGGACCCCGCAAGGCCATGTTCGTTTCGGCCATGTTCTGGGTCAGCGGCTTCCTCATTGGTGCCTTGGGTATCTTCACCGGGCAGCTCTGGCTGCTGTACCTCGGCTACGGCTTCATCGGCGGCATCGGCCTGGGGATCGGCTACATTTCCCCGGTCTCCACCCTGATCAAATGGTTCCCCGACCGGCCCGGCCTCGCCACGGGCATGGCCATCATGGGCTTCGGCGGCGGTGCGCTGATCGCCAGCCCGCTCTCCTCGGCACTGCTCACCTTCTTTGACCCTGAATCCGGCACCCCCGGATGGGTGGCCAGCGGCGACGCCGTGGGCAAGCTGTTCCTCACCCTGGGCGCCCTCTACCTGGTGTACATGCTCTACGGTGCCTGGAGCATCCGGGTGCCGGCAGCGGACTGGAAGCCCGAGGGCTTTGACCCCTCCACCGTCGCCTCCAAGTCCCTGGTCACCACCAACCACGTCTCGGCCGCCAACGCCATCAAGACCCGGCAGTTCTGGCTGGTCTGGATTGTGCTCTTCTGCAACGTCACCGCGGGCATCGGCATCCTGGAACAGGCAGCGCCCATGATCCAGGACTTCTTCCGCCAGCCCGACGGCGCCTCGCTGGTGACGGCCGCCGTCGCCGGCGGTTTTGTCGGCCTGCTCTCGATCGGCAACATGGGCGGGCGCTTCGTCTGGTCCGCCACCTCCGACCTGATCGGCCGCAAGCGCATCTACATGATCTACCTCGGTGCCGGCGCTGTCCTGTACGCCCTGCTGTCCTTCTTCGGAGACACGTCCACCATCCTCTACGTGGCCCTGGCGTTCGTGATCCTGTCCTTCTATGGCGGCGGGTTTGCCACGGTTCCCGCCTACCTGCGGGACCTCTTCGGCACGTTCCAGGTCGGTGCCATCCATGGCCGGCTCCTCACGGCCTGGTCCGCTGCCGGCATTGCCGGTCCGCTGATCGTCAACTCCTTCCTGGATGCCCAGGGCACCCCGGGGGAGCTGACCGCGGCGGCGTACTATCCGGCACTGCTGACCATGGTGGGACTGCTGGTGGTTGGCTTCATCGCCAACCTGCTGGTGACGCCGGTTGCGTCCCGCTACCATGAACCCGCGAAATCCGAGCCGGCCGCCCCGGCCCGGACCGCCACCCAGGACGGAGAACGCTGA
- a CDS encoding IclR family transcriptional regulator, producing the protein MAERAAGSGVQSVERVFELLELIADAGGAVTLSELAASTSLPLPTIHRLLRTLVGRGYARQLPNRRYALGPKLIRLGEGANLQLGALAMPQLKGLADDLGETSNMAVLDADMVVYVAQVPSRHSMRMFTEVGRRVHTHDTGVGKAILAQLPDEQVRSIVGRAGMPTPTGHSLGSVDALLADLAGIRERGYSVDEQEQELGVRCFAMAVPNAPTPSAVSVSGPVSRVDEAFADRAVPLLRAAVERISAELNR; encoded by the coding sequence ATGGCTGAACGGGCCGCCGGATCCGGCGTGCAGTCAGTGGAACGGGTCTTTGAACTGCTGGAGCTGATTGCCGACGCCGGCGGGGCAGTGACGCTGAGCGAACTTGCCGCCTCCACCTCCCTGCCCCTGCCCACCATCCACCGGCTGCTGCGCACCCTTGTGGGCCGGGGGTATGCCCGGCAGCTGCCCAACCGGCGTTACGCCCTCGGGCCGAAGCTGATCCGGCTCGGGGAAGGCGCCAACCTGCAGCTCGGTGCGCTGGCGATGCCGCAGCTCAAGGGCCTCGCGGACGATCTGGGCGAGACCTCAAACATGGCAGTGCTCGACGCCGACATGGTGGTTTATGTGGCCCAGGTTCCCTCGCGGCATTCCATGCGGATGTTCACGGAAGTCGGCCGCCGGGTGCATACCCATGACACCGGCGTCGGCAAGGCGATCCTGGCGCAGCTGCCGGATGAACAGGTCCGCAGCATCGTGGGCAGGGCGGGCATGCCCACCCCCACCGGTCACAGCCTGGGCAGCGTCGATGCGCTGCTGGCAGATCTGGCAGGCATCCGGGAGCGCGGGTACTCCGTGGACGAGCAGGAACAGGAACTCGGGGTGCGCTGCTTCGCCATGGCCGTCCCCAACGCGCCCACGCCGTCGGCGGTTTCCGTCTCGGGGCCGGTCTCGCGGGTGGATGAAGCCTTCGCGGACCGTGCGGTGCCGCTGCTGCGCGCAGCCGTGGAGCGGATCTCCGCCGAGCTGAACCGCTAG
- a CDS encoding dihydrofolate reductase family protein: protein MKLTVNTFLTLNGVMQAPGSVEEDPSGGFTGGGWLTPLADPDLEQIVSEWYAMADALLLGRNTYDMMQPYWEAANQPGDFIATALNRLPKYLVSTAMPSAPWHNTHLLEGELVSSVERLKSRRSGELQVHGSYQLVQALAAAGLVDAYRLLIFPVVVGQGKRLFEDIREAASYSVSRPQTTRSGAICVTLHPAALPAETGSDAGSGMSA from the coding sequence GTGAAGCTGACGGTCAACACTTTTCTGACGTTGAACGGCGTGATGCAGGCTCCGGGCAGCGTGGAGGAAGACCCGTCCGGCGGTTTCACCGGCGGCGGGTGGCTGACTCCGCTTGCTGATCCTGACCTGGAGCAGATTGTCTCCGAGTGGTACGCCATGGCCGATGCACTGCTGCTCGGGCGTAACACGTACGACATGATGCAGCCCTACTGGGAGGCCGCGAACCAACCCGGGGACTTCATTGCCACAGCACTGAACCGACTGCCGAAGTATCTGGTCTCCACCGCAATGCCGTCGGCGCCCTGGCACAACACCCATCTGCTCGAAGGAGAGCTGGTCTCGAGCGTGGAACGGCTGAAGTCCCGGCGCAGCGGCGAACTCCAGGTCCATGGCAGCTATCAGCTGGTGCAGGCGCTGGCGGCGGCCGGGCTGGTGGACGCGTACCGGCTGCTGATTTTCCCGGTGGTGGTGGGCCAGGGCAAGCGGCTCTTCGAAGACATCCGCGAGGCCGCCTCCTACAGCGTCTCCCGGCCGCAGACCACCCGCTCCGGAGCCATCTGCGTCACGCTGCACCCCGCCGCGCTGCCGGCTGAAACGGGGTCCGACGCCGGATCCGGAATGTCCGCCTGA